One Sulfurovum zhangzhouensis genomic window, ATGGGGTTGGAAAATCAACGATATTAGCATTAATTTCTGGTGTGAGAAAAATACAGGAGGGATCTGTCAAAGTCTTTGATGGAGACATGCGCTTCAAAAAACACCGGAGCAGTATCGGTCCTCGAATTGCCTATATGCCACAGGGACTTGGGAAAAACCTGTATATGTCACTTTCGGTCGAAGAAAATGTCGATTTTTTCGGTCGTCTTTTTGGACAAGAAAAAGCCGAGCGTAAAGCAAGGATTGATGAACTTCTTGAAAGTACGGGTCTTTCTCATTTCCGTGATCGTCCTGCAGGAAAGCTTTCCGGTGGTATGAAGCAAAAACTGGGTCTTTGCTGTGCACTTATTCATGATCCTGATCTATTAATCCTTGATGAACCGACAACAGGGGTCGATCCTCTTTCTCGCCGTCAATTCTGGGAACTAGTTGAACGAATAAGGACTCGTCGAGAGGGGATGAGTGTTATTGTTGCTTCAGCCTATATGGAGGAAGCCGAACGATTCGACTGGATCGTTGCAATGGATGATGGCAAGATATTAGCTACAGGTACACCGGATGAATTGTACCTATTAACCGAAACCAACAATCTTGATGATGCCTTTATCGCATTACTTCCTGAGTCAAAGCGACGAGGATACAAAACACTTGTTGTGCCGCCACGAACCGATATGAACTATAAAAATAGTGAAGAAGCTATCATCGCCAAGGGGCTAACTATGCGTTTTGGTGACTTCACTGCAGTTGAAGATGTGAGTTTTAGTATTGAACGTGGAGAGATCTTTGGCTTTCTGGGATCAAACGGTTGTGGTAAGACTACAACAATGAAAATGCTCACAGGATTACTCAACCCAAGCGAAGGGGAAGCATGGCTCTTTGGTCATCCTTCTGATGCCCAAGATATAGCAACACGTCGTAGAGTAGGTTACATGACCCAGGGCTTTTCACTTTATTCAGAGCTCACGGTCAGGCAAAACCTGAAACTACACGCCCAGCTCTTTCATCTTCCGCCACCTGAAATAGAACCTAGGATCAAAGAGATGCTAGAACATTTTGACCTGGAACATTATGCTGACAGTTTTGCGGCAGAACTTCCTCTTGGTATCAGGCAACGTCTCTCTTTAGCTGTGGCTGTCGTCCATAACCCCCAGATACTGATTCTTGATGAGCCTACTTCCGGCGTTGATCCTGTCTCTCGTGACCGTTTTTGGGAACTGCTCATTGACCTCTCACGAAATCAAGGCGTTACGATCTTTGTCTCAACCCATTTTATGAATGAAGGGGAACGCTGTGACCGGATCTCTTTGATGCATCAAGGAAAAGTATTGGCCAGCGATACTCCAGAAACCTTGATCCATGCCCGAAATAAAGAAAACCTTGAAGATGCATTTATAGACTACCTCACAGAGGCTGATGAAAGTAAAGAACAATCCAAAAGTATTCAGGCATCACACTCATTTCCTAAATCAGTACCTCAGAATCGATATTTCAGTCCCCTGCGTCTTCTTGGATATACTTACCGCGAATCTTTGGAACTAATTCGTGATCCTATCCGACTAATTTTTGCTCTATTTGGAACGATTTTCTTGATGTTAACGCTCGGGTATGGAATCAACATGGATGTAGAGGACCTACGTTTTGCGGTGCTTGACCGAGATCAAACACCCCAAAGTCGTTCTTATATACAAAATATTTCGGGGTCTCGTTATTTTCTCGAACAGCCTGAAATCAAGTCATCTGAAGAACTTGATTTGAGAATGCGCAGTGGAGAAATTTCCCTGGCACTTGAAATACCTCCGGGATTTGGCCGGGAACTAATGAAGGGAAAGTCTGTACAGGTTGGCGTTTGGGTAGATGGAGCTATGCCATTTATAGCTGAGACCATTCGTGGATATGTCAAAGGTATGCATTATGACTACCTGGTTCAACAGACAAAAGAGCAGTTAGGATATACTCCCGTTCTCTCGGCAGTCAATATCGAAATGCGTTATCGGTATAATCAGGACTTTAAAAGTATCTATGCAATGGTACCGGCCGTTATCCCTCTGCTCCTGGTCTTTATCCCATCTATTCTTATGGCACTAAGTGTAGTTCGTGAAAAGGAACTTGGTTCTATCACCAATTTCTACGCTACACCGGTAACACGGTTGGAATTCTTATTGGGGAAACAGCTACCTTATATTGTTATCAGTATGATTGGCTATTTTGGCTTGGTGTTTTTTGCTATTACACTTTTTGGAGTACCTCTTAAAGGAAGTTTATTGATCTTAAGTCTTGGTGCACTGCTTTTTGTTACGGCAACTACAGGCTTGGGACTTTTGATGTCTTCTTTTGCAAAAACGCAAATCGCTGCACTAGCTGCAACAGCTATCTTCACATTATTACCGACTGTAAGTTTTTCTGGACTACAAGAACCGGTCAGTGCACTCGAAGGTGCCGGAGCAGTAATCGGGAACATATTTCCGGCAACATATTTTATCAATATAAGCCGTGGTATCTTCAGTAAAGCACTTGAATTTAATGATCTTAGTCATGACTTTGCAGTTCTTACAGCAACCGTAGTCGTCATCACGCTACTCAGTATGATAGCATTGAAAAAGCAGGAGGCCTAAATGAAAAAACGTCTTCTAAATATCTATCGTCTAGGTATCAAAGAACTTCAAAGCCTATGGCATGACAAAATTATGGCTGTACTGATTATCTATACTTTTTCTTTCGCTATCTACCTTGGCGCAACAGCAACATCTTCGGAATTAAATAAAGTACCAATTGCTTTTATAGATGAAGATCATTCGGCACTATCTGCGAGAATTATGGGGGCTTTTTATAAACCCCGCTTCCTCCCTCCTGATTTAGTTGATGCAGACAAGGCTGATCTTGGAATGGATAAAGGGATCTACACGTTTGTACTCATTATTCCTGCCTCTTTTGAAAAAGAAATACTTCATGGTAATCAACCAACAATTCAACTTAATATCGATGCTACACGCATGTCTCAGGCAGGTATTGGGGCCGGATATATACAACAGATCATTCATAATGAAATAAATACCTTTTTACAAGGCTCTTCAGTTACTACACAACTTCCTATAGAGCTAGTAACCCGGATTAAATTCAACCCTGCACTTGAAAGTACTTGGTTCGGTAGTATCATGGAGTTCATTGAACAAATCTCTTTACTTTCGATCATTCTCTCAGGTGCAGCACTCATCAGGGAGCGTGAGCATGGGACGCTTGAGCATCTGCTTGTTATGCCCTTAAGCGCTACAGAAATTATGTTATCGAAAGTATGGTCTATGGGAGCTGTTGTACTGGTCGCTGCAGCCCTTTCTCTGGAGTTTGTCATCAAAAGGATACTTGATATTCCTATAGCAGGGTCTGAAGGGCTCTTTTTGTTTGGAGCATTTTTGATGCTTTTTTCAACAACTTCAATGGGGATTTTCATGGGAACTGTTGCCAGATCTATGCCACAGCTTGGTCTTATTATCATTATTACCATTTTACCGCTTCAGATACTTTCGGGAGCTATCACACCTTTTGAGAGTATGCCTCAAGCGCTACAGAATGTTATGCTACTGATGCCTACAAGTCATTTTGTCAGTATGGCACAAGCCATCCTTTATCGTGGAGCTGGCTTGGATGTAGTATGGGTTGATATGTTTTGGATTTTCATAATTGGAATGTTTTTTTTCCTGTTTTCACTTTCAATTTTCAAAAAGAGTTTAAATTAAGGAGATAAAGCATTTGAAAAGATTTGATAAGTTTTATGTAGATAAGAAGATTTTAAAATTCGTTAGTTTAATAAGCATTTTACCATTCATGTTATTTTTCTCTGCTTGCTCTGCTAAGCAACGCTCTTATCCTCCATCTCCTACAGAAGATTATACGAAAGCTACGATAATGGGTTATACAAACATTCGTTACTGGGGTGACAAAACAGCGCATTATACCTATACAAGAGAAAATCTAAAGAGACTTGAAGCCAATAAAACTTTTCGCAAAAGAATAGATATACTTGCCCTTTCAGGTGGTGCTGAAGACGGAGCATATGGTGCAGGTTTTTTAAAGGGTTGGAGTGAACGTGGAGATAGACCTCAGTTCACTGTGGTTACTGGCATATCGACCGGTGCACTGATTGCTCCTTTTGCATTCATGGGATCAAAGTATGATAATGTGATACAAAGGCTCTATACAGAGTCCTCTCAAAAAAATATCGTCTTATTTTCACCGATTGAAGCACTTTTTGGTGCTTCACTAGGAGATTCGGCACCACTTAGAAAGATTCTCACTGAAGAGATAAATGACGTTTTCGTAGCCGATTTAGCAAAGGAAGCAAGTAAAGGACGTATGCTGCAGATCGGTACTACCAATCTTGATGCACAGCGCCCAGTTGTTTGGGATATTACTAAAATTGCTTTAAGTGGTCGTTCAGATGCACCAAAACTTATTAGGGATATTATGTTGGCCTCATCTTCCATTCCGGGAGTCTTTCCTCCAGTACTAATAGATGTAGTGATTAATGGGAAGAAGCATGAGGAAGTTCATGTAGACGGTGGTGTAACCAGACAGATATTCGTATACCCGCGTGACCTGGATATTCGAAAACTGCAACGTATGTTACATATACATCCTCAACAAAATATGTGGTTGATACGAAATACCAAGGTAGACCCTGAATATAAACCTGTTTCCCTTTCAGTTAGTGATGTTGCAGAACGGTCTATTTATACCTTGACAAAATACCAAGGTCTGGGTGACCTTGTTAATATCATATCATTAGCTAAACGTGATGGATTTAATGTACAAATAACCAATGTACCAAAGAGTTTTGATGTACCTCTAAAAGAGGTTTTTGACAAAAAATATATGAATGCACTTTATCAAGTGGGATATGAAAAGGGGCGTTCAAAGT contains:
- the rbbA gene encoding ribosome-associated ATPase/putative transporter RbbA, with product MKSIVSLLNLSHHYGDTMAVDNVSLDIPKGCMVGLIGPDGVGKSTILALISGVRKIQEGSVKVFDGDMRFKKHRSSIGPRIAYMPQGLGKNLYMSLSVEENVDFFGRLFGQEKAERKARIDELLESTGLSHFRDRPAGKLSGGMKQKLGLCCALIHDPDLLILDEPTTGVDPLSRRQFWELVERIRTRREGMSVIVASAYMEEAERFDWIVAMDDGKILATGTPDELYLLTETNNLDDAFIALLPESKRRGYKTLVVPPRTDMNYKNSEEAIIAKGLTMRFGDFTAVEDVSFSIERGEIFGFLGSNGCGKTTTMKMLTGLLNPSEGEAWLFGHPSDAQDIATRRRVGYMTQGFSLYSELTVRQNLKLHAQLFHLPPPEIEPRIKEMLEHFDLEHYADSFAAELPLGIRQRLSLAVAVVHNPQILILDEPTSGVDPVSRDRFWELLIDLSRNQGVTIFVSTHFMNEGERCDRISLMHQGKVLASDTPETLIHARNKENLEDAFIDYLTEADESKEQSKSIQASHSFPKSVPQNRYFSPLRLLGYTYRESLELIRDPIRLIFALFGTIFLMLTLGYGINMDVEDLRFAVLDRDQTPQSRSYIQNISGSRYFLEQPEIKSSEELDLRMRSGEISLALEIPPGFGRELMKGKSVQVGVWVDGAMPFIAETIRGYVKGMHYDYLVQQTKEQLGYTPVLSAVNIEMRYRYNQDFKSIYAMVPAVIPLLLVFIPSILMALSVVREKELGSITNFYATPVTRLEFLLGKQLPYIVISMIGYFGLVFFAITLFGVPLKGSLLILSLGALLFVTATTGLGLLMSSFAKTQIAALAATAIFTLLPTVSFSGLQEPVSALEGAGAVIGNIFPATYFINISRGIFSKALEFNDLSHDFAVLTATVVVITLLSMIALKKQEA
- a CDS encoding ABC transporter permease translates to MKKRLLNIYRLGIKELQSLWHDKIMAVLIIYTFSFAIYLGATATSSELNKVPIAFIDEDHSALSARIMGAFYKPRFLPPDLVDADKADLGMDKGIYTFVLIIPASFEKEILHGNQPTIQLNIDATRMSQAGIGAGYIQQIIHNEINTFLQGSSVTTQLPIELVTRIKFNPALESTWFGSIMEFIEQISLLSIILSGAALIREREHGTLEHLLVMPLSATEIMLSKVWSMGAVVLVAAALSLEFVIKRILDIPIAGSEGLFLFGAFLMLFSTTSMGIFMGTVARSMPQLGLIIIITILPLQILSGAITPFESMPQALQNVMLLMPTSHFVSMAQAILYRGAGLDVVWVDMFWIFIIGMFFFLFSLSIFKKSLN
- a CDS encoding patatin-like phospholipase family protein; translation: MGYTNIRYWGDKTAHYTYTRENLKRLEANKTFRKRIDILALSGGAEDGAYGAGFLKGWSERGDRPQFTVVTGISTGALIAPFAFMGSKYDNVIQRLYTESSQKNIVLFSPIEALFGASLGDSAPLRKILTEEINDVFVADLAKEASKGRMLQIGTTNLDAQRPVVWDITKIALSGRSDAPKLIRDIMLASSSIPGVFPPVLIDVVINGKKHEEVHVDGGVTRQIFVYPRDLDIRKLQRMLHIHPQQNMWLIRNTKVDPEYKPVSLSVSDVAERSIYTLTKYQGLGDLVNIISLAKRDGFNVQITNVPKSFDVPLKEVFDKKYMNALYQVGYEKGRSKSAWNTTLNY